The genomic region AATATCTTATAGGGAAGATCCCGATACCACTTCTGCCGCCACGTTGCCCATATTAAGTTTGGAGGATATAAATTTTATGGATATTACTGCGCAATATACTGTAACCGAAGCGCAAACAAATCTATCGGTTTATGTGGACGAACTTACTTTAGACTTGCCAAATCTCGATCTAAATACTCAAGAAATAGAACTCAATGAATTCATCTTGAATAATTCCAAGATAAGTTATGTAGATCAAAGTCAGCCGGAAAAGAAGGATGAAAAAGTTCAGGAAACCGGGCAGGGGCAATCATTTTCTTGGCCAGATTGGAATATAACCTCCAATGTTATTGCTTTAGAAAATAACGAAATTATTTATAAGGTAAACGATTCCATTGTTCCTGAAAATGCATTCAATCCATCCAATATTCAATTAAAGCAGTTAAATCTATTTTTGGAAGATTTTGAATACGAACCAGAAATGGCAAAAGGTGATTTAACGGAATTATCATTTATTGAAAACGGTAATTTCCAGTTAAAAGGGCTTAATTTTCAAATGGACTTAACCAATGAAGTCCTTTCCCTTGCCAATCTTAACGCTGAGACCGGAAGAAGCCGTTTATCTGGGGAAGTATCCATGAAATTCCCTTCCGTAGATGCTTTTATAAATTCCTTTGAACGTACTTTTATGGATATTTCCATTCCCGAAGTTCAATTCAACATAAAAGATGTCTATTATTTCCAGCCTGCCTTAAAAGACAATAAGTATTTGGACTCCCTTTCTCAACGGAATATTTCTGGTGCCTTGGCATTGTCTGGAACTTTAGATAGTTTAAATATTAATGAAACCAACCTAAACTGGGGTGAAGATACGCAGATAAGGCTGAATGGTAGCGTTACATCTGTAACCGAAACAGATAGCCTTTATCTCACCCTATCACAAATGGAAGCGCGAACTTTACGTAAGGATGTATTGAAATTTCTGGATGAAGATTCCTTGGGTATTTCCATTCCAGATACAATTCAGTTATCGGGGAATCTTACTGGAAATCTTCAGCAAATAAAGACTAAAACAACCTTACGGACTTCCGACGGAGTGGTACGGTTAAACGGAAGGTACACCGATTTGAATGAGATTTCATTTGATGCCAACCTCGGTGTAAGAAGATTGGATTTAGGAAAGATTTTAAAGAACGATAAGTTGGGGACGCTTTCTTTCCGCATCAAAACCTCGGGAAAAGGAAATACTTTAAATACCTTAAATGCAGAGTTGTCTTCAGAATTTGATTCCTTGGTTTACAGTGGATATGATTTTTCTTCCTTAAAATTAGACGGAAAAGTAACCAATGGAGAGGGCGATGTGAATTTAGTTTTTAAAGACAATAATTTAGATGTTATTTTAGATACCCATATGGTATTGGATTCTGTAAAATCCAAGTTCGATATTTTTTTAAATGTAAAGGGTGCCGATCTTTACAAACTGGGTATCACAAATAATGACGTCCGCACAGGATTTAAGTTGAGAGCCGATTATAAAGGGGATTTCTCCAATTTCCGATTAGATGGGGATATTTCCGAAGGAGTGGTGGTTTATAAAAACCAATCGTACAATATAGGGGACTTCGATTTTTTTACGAGTATTCAAGAAGAAAATACAGAATTACAGATAAACAGCCTCGTGCTGGATGCCAATTTAAAATCGAATAGCAATCCCGCTGTGTTAACTGAAGCTTTGCAAGAGCAGTTTTATCACTATTGGAAAGACACTGCTTTTGTCGATAGCAGTAGGGTAGAAAAAATGATATATACCCAAATGGATATGAGGGTAAAAGTGCGAAAAACTCCAGCACTCAGTGAAGTGTATTTTCCTGGCATAGAAGAAATGGATTCGCTAACGGTAGTATTAAAGTTCGATGAAGAGCAGCGTACCGTAAATGCAGATTTAAGTATTCCATTTTTGCAATATAATGGAAGTAAGATAGATAGTCTAAATTTAGATATTAACGGAACTGAAAATACGATTGATTTTAACCTTGGATGGCGCGGAATAAATGCCGATCCCATTGCTATTGGCACCACGAGTTTGAATGGGGTATTGAAAAACAAAATCTTAAATCTTTCTTTTCAAAGTTTATCGGAAGATGAAATGGTGGCCAAAATAAATTCCGAAATGCAATTTAAGGGGGATACCATACAATATTCCATAACCCCTGATCAATTAATTCTCAATAGAAAAAATTGGAGCATTCCAGCCAATAATAAAATAAGGTATGCCAAAAAATATATCGATGTGGAAAACTTCGATATTTCCAATGGAAATCAAAAAGTGAGTATTTTGAAGACTACCAACGAAGATGGAAAGGAAAAAATTGGTGCTTCTTTCGATAATTTTACGCTAAGCACACTTCTCAGTATTTTAAATCCCGAAGAGCCAATTGCCAAAGGAATTGTAAAAGGAAATTTAAACATAGAAGATCCTTTTGGAAATGCGGGTTTACAAGCAGATTTAAGAATAAACAACCTTCAGGTGGTGCAAGTGCCTTTGGGAACACTTTCCTTGGAAGCTTCTTCAGAAAATTACAGTGATTACACTTTCGATTTAGCCCTAAAAGAAGGCAATATCGATCTGGATTTAACGGGTAACTACGTTGCGCAAAGTGAAAATGCCTTATTGGATCTCGATTTGAAGCTGAACGATTTTAAAATGAAAGCGATAGAAGGTTTCGTGCCCGATGAAATTGCGAATGCTAAAGGAAGCATTACAGGATCTGCCAAACTTACTGGAACCACCACCGAACCTATTTACAATGGAAAACTTAATTTTGAAGGCGTGGAGATGTTAGTTCAACAACTTAATTCCATGTTTTATATCGACAAGGAGTCACTTACTTTTAATAATGATCGATTCGATCTGGAAAACTTCAGTATTAAAGATAAAGATGGAAATAACTTTAACCTAAGCGGGGCCATACTTACCGAAAACCTTACCAATCCAAGTTTCGATTTAAAACTCAAGGCAGATAATTTTCAAATCCTCAATTCAACAAAAGAAGATAACGAACTTTTTTATGGGAAGGTTGGATTAACTACAGATATTAGCATTCAAGGAGATCTTGAAGTACCAAAAATAAGTGGCGATCTTAAGATAAATGAAGGTTCTACATTTACGGTGGTGGTACCAGAATCGCAATTGGATATTAACGAGAGGGAAGGAGTTGTACTTTTTGTAAACAGGAGTAATGAAAACGATATTTTAACCCGTAGGGAAGCACAGCAACCCACTACCAATGTTCTTGAAAATTTCGATATAGATACCAAAGTAGCCATTGGGAAAGAGTCTACTTTCAAAATTATTATAAACGAACGAACAGGTGATAATTTACAAGTCTCTGGAACGGGCAAATTTAATTTTAAGATGGAGCCCAATGGTAGAACCACCCTTTCTGGACAATACGAAGTGAATAACGGGCATTATGAAGCGAGTTTGTACAATATTGTAAAACGTAAGTTCGACATTGCTGAAGGCAGCAGGATTTCTTGGAATGGAGATCCACTGGAGGCTTCTTTAGACATTAAGGCCGTATACAATGTAAAAACCACTGCAGATGCTTTAATGGCAACCCAGACAACAGATCTCAAACCAAGTGATATGACTGCTTACCGCAGAAAACTACCATTTATGGTGTATTTAAATGTCGATGGGGAATTATTAGATCCAGAGCTTTCTTTTCAATTGGATATGCCAGAAGACGATCAAGGAGCAGCTGGAGGCGCTATTTATGGTTATCTAGAACAGTTGAACAGTCAAGAGGAAGAACTCAATAAACAGGTGTTTTCCTTATTGGTAATGGGTAGCTTTTTCCCTTCCAGCGGTAGTAGTGGAAGTACTGGAGGCCCGGCTTCCATTGCCCGGGATAATATAAACGATGTTTTGTCGGGCCAACTTAATTCCATTTCAGACAAGATTATGGGAGATACTGGGATACAATTGGATTTTGGATTGGATAGTTATACCGACTATCAAACAAATTCCGGAAGAACAGAATTGGATATTAATGCTAGCAAGAGCTTGTTTAACGACCGTTTGGTTGTGCAAGTGGGTAGCGAAGTAGATGTACAGGGCAGTAGCCAAAACTCAAATGGAAATGCGCCGGTAATTGGAAATGTTGGTTTGGAATATTTAATTACCGAGGATGGAAGGTACCGATTACGTGGTTACCGAAAAAATAAATTTGAAGGGATTGTAGACGGAGAAATTATTGTTACGGGTTTATCTATTATTTTTAATAAAGAGTTTAATAAATTTAAAAATCTTTGGAAAAAACAAGTACAAGAAGAAATTGAAAAAAACAGTAAGAATAGCGAAGGGAATAAAGATGAAAATTCGCCAGAAAGTAAACCTCAGTCAACTTCAAAAGTAGATGAAAAAGACAAAAACACTGAGGCCGAAAAAGAAAAGAATGAACCGAATAAAGAGCAGAAGTAATTGAAAAATACCATACCATCATACTATTTTTTTGGATTGTTGATTTCCATTTTGTTGCTGCATGCGTGTAGTGTAAAGAAGTACATCCCCGAAGATGAAGCGCTTTACACTGGCGCAGAAATCAATTTCAAAACTGAAACCAAAATAGAAGACAAAGATGATATAGAAGCGGAGCTCAATGGCCTTTTAAGGCCTGAGCCAAATTCTAAATTTCTAGGAGTTCGGTGGGGACTGCTAACACATTATAAGAACCAGAAAGAGAAACCGGGATTTATTAATAAATATTTAAACAAGAAAATAGGGGAGGAACCTGTTTACCTTTCCAATGTAGATGTTACCAAAACAGAAGACCTCATTCAAAACCGACTTGAGAATCGTGGTTTTTTCAATAATATCATTTCCGCTACTGTAGATAAAAAGAAAAAAACGGCCTCTACGGTTTATCAAGTGGAGGTTTCCAAACCTTATGTATTGGAGACCCTGAGTTTAGATGCTGACAGCTTGGCGGTATCCGATTCTATTCAGAAATCCTTGGATGAAACCTTGTTAAAAAAGGGTTCAAGGTTCGATTTGGCGTTATTTAAAAAGGAAAGACAACGTATTGATACCTATTTAAAGGCCAAAGGATATTATAATTTTAATGATGATTTTTTAATTTTTGAAGCCGATACCAATCAATATGACACTAAGAAGTTCGATTTATACCTGAGATTTAAACAGGAAACCCCGGGAAAATCTAAAATTCCCTATAAATTGAATTCGGTTAAGGTATATGCCAATTATTCGGTGGAAACCGAAAATGTTTCCCAAGACACCGTAACTATTGATGGTGTGGATTACATACAGCACGACGATTTTTTTAAGCCGGAAAGATTAGACCCTTTTGTGCTGTTGGATTCCGGTCAATATTACAATCCACAAACTTCTAAATTTACCAGTAACCGACTTTCAAAAATCGGTATCTATAAATATACTACCATTCGCTACGACAAAGTAAAACCTTTTGAAGAGGGCGATAGTATAGGCCTCTTGGACGCTAAAATATTATTATCCCCAAGAAGTAAACATTCGTTAAGGGCGGAAATACAGGCAAATTCAAAATCGAATAACTATGTTGGGCCTGCCTTGGCGCTTACCTATACCAATAGAAACATTTTTGACGGAGGGGAAATATTTAGTGTTTCTCCACGTTTCGGGTACGAAAAGCAAATAGCCGGAGGAAGCAATGCGGGGTTAACCAGTTTACAGCTCGGATTAAAGACCGATCTTATCTTTCCGAGGATCTTGTTTCCATATAAATTTGATTATGGATTTCAATATGAAGTCCCGAAAACAAAAATTAGTTTGGGACTGGAGTATTTGGATCGGGAAGAATTTTACACAACTACGTCCATTCTGGCAACATTTGGATATACATGGAATGCCAATCGCTTTGTGTATCACGAATTGACTCCGCTTAGTTTTAACTACAGTAGCTTATCGAATGTTTCTGATGAATTTAACGATATTCTTACTGCAAATCCGTTTTTGGCACGAAGTTTCGATCAGAAATTTATAGCCGGACTTACTTATGGATTTGTATACAATGAGATTTCTGATATTAAAAAACGAAACCCAATATATTTTGCTGCTAATTTTGAAATTGCTGGGAATGTTTTGGATTTACTCAGTAGGGATCCAAATGAAGAAGGAGTAAAAGAAGTATTGGGGTTGGAGTATGCCCAATTTGTAAGAACTGATGTTGATTTTAGGTATCAGTACCGAATAAGCAAAGAACAGGCTTTGGTGGCCCGTTTGTTTGGAGGGATAGGAATTGCCTATGGAAATTCGGAAACCATGCCCTACGCAAGACAGTATTATTCTGGAGGACCTTTTAGTGTACGTGCCTTTAGAATTAGGTCTCTGGGGCCTGGTACGTACACAGTACCAGAAGATGAAGAAACTGATCAGACCTTTTTAGATCAAACCGGTGATATTCGTTTGGAAGCGAATTTAGAATACAGATTTCCACTGGTTTCATTCGTAAAGGGAGCGTTGTTTGCAGATGCTGGGAATGTTTGGTTGCGAAAGGAGAATACGGAAATTTCTGGAGGGGAGATTTCTTCCGGATTTTTAAAAGAGCTCGGGGTTGGTGTAGGTGCGGGCGTACGCGTGGATATTCAAGGGTTTGTAATTCGTTTCGATCTGGCGGCCCCGATTCATAAACCCTTTGAGAGACGTTATAATTTTGATCTAAACAATCCCATTTTAAACTTTGCTTTTGGATATCCTTTTTAAAAACGAATCAATATTTATTATCTAATATCGAGTTGAACTCAGAAAATTTCTCATCTTCTGCCATTCGTTTTATTTTATCTGCATCAAAATTTCCTTTTAAATAGAGCAATGAATTGTTGTTGCCCTTACTGTTGTGCAATATAATTTGTTTTATGGTATTGCCCTGTTCTTTAACAGTTAGTAAACTCCTGTTTTCTTCGTTGTTTTTTCGAAAAATATCAGAGTATCCACTTTTGGTGATTTTATCTATTTCGGTGTTGATTTGTTGATTTCTAAGGGAGGAACTAGAGGGGAGGTTCATAAAGCGAATATCCGACACATTTTTCATTACGTCATTCATTTCTGGGGATAAATTTCCAAGAATGGAATACATAAACTTCGGCACCTGAACAGCCGTTACATTGGTATCGTTTTTATGTTTATCGTAGAAGCTTTCTACAGAACTTCCGCAGGAAACAGCTAAAAAAGTAATTAGGAGGAGGCTTACGAATAGGTGTTTTTTAAACA from Galbibacter sp. BG1 harbors:
- a CDS encoding translocation/assembly module TamB: MLVLVIRSPWGQNLIVNKAVNYLSSKIGTEVAIDKLYLTFSGNLTAEGIYIEDEKGDTLVYSKKLEAFVALLPLIRGTEIDINYIDWSGLKATVTRDTLGRFNFDYIVEAFATADTTKLDTTASDTKFNLGKIKLQDIDITYDDKITGIDLKSKLGKIDANIEVFDLDALRFEVDGFDFEGGTIEYVQGISYREDPDTTSAATLPILSLEDINFMDITAQYTVTEAQTNLSVYVDELTLDLPNLDLNTQEIELNEFILNNSKISYVDQSQPEKKDEKVQETGQGQSFSWPDWNITSNVIALENNEIIYKVNDSIVPENAFNPSNIQLKQLNLFLEDFEYEPEMAKGDLTELSFIENGNFQLKGLNFQMDLTNEVLSLANLNAETGRSRLSGEVSMKFPSVDAFINSFERTFMDISIPEVQFNIKDVYYFQPALKDNKYLDSLSQRNISGALALSGTLDSLNINETNLNWGEDTQIRLNGSVTSVTETDSLYLTLSQMEARTLRKDVLKFLDEDSLGISIPDTIQLSGNLTGNLQQIKTKTTLRTSDGVVRLNGRYTDLNEISFDANLGVRRLDLGKILKNDKLGTLSFRIKTSGKGNTLNTLNAELSSEFDSLVYSGYDFSSLKLDGKVTNGEGDVNLVFKDNNLDVILDTHMVLDSVKSKFDIFLNVKGADLYKLGITNNDVRTGFKLRADYKGDFSNFRLDGDISEGVVVYKNQSYNIGDFDFFTSIQEENTELQINSLVLDANLKSNSNPAVLTEALQEQFYHYWKDTAFVDSSRVEKMIYTQMDMRVKVRKTPALSEVYFPGIEEMDSLTVVLKFDEEQRTVNADLSIPFLQYNGSKIDSLNLDINGTENTIDFNLGWRGINADPIAIGTTSLNGVLKNKILNLSFQSLSEDEMVAKINSEMQFKGDTIQYSITPDQLILNRKNWSIPANNKIRYAKKYIDVENFDISNGNQKVSILKTTNEDGKEKIGASFDNFTLSTLLSILNPEEPIAKGIVKGNLNIEDPFGNAGLQADLRINNLQVVQVPLGTLSLEASSENYSDYTFDLALKEGNIDLDLTGNYVAQSENALLDLDLKLNDFKMKAIEGFVPDEIANAKGSITGSAKLTGTTTEPIYNGKLNFEGVEMLVQQLNSMFYIDKESLTFNNDRFDLENFSIKDKDGNNFNLSGAILTENLTNPSFDLKLKADNFQILNSTKEDNELFYGKVGLTTDISIQGDLEVPKISGDLKINEGSTFTVVVPESQLDINEREGVVLFVNRSNENDILTRREAQQPTTNVLENFDIDTKVAIGKESTFKIIINERTGDNLQVSGTGKFNFKMEPNGRTTLSGQYEVNNGHYEASLYNIVKRKFDIAEGSRISWNGDPLEASLDIKAVYNVKTTADALMATQTTDLKPSDMTAYRRKLPFMVYLNVDGELLDPELSFQLDMPEDDQGAAGGAIYGYLEQLNSQEEELNKQVFSLLVMGSFFPSSGSSGSTGGPASIARDNINDVLSGQLNSISDKIMGDTGIQLDFGLDSYTDYQTNSGRTELDINASKSLFNDRLVVQVGSEVDVQGSSQNSNGNAPVIGNVGLEYLITEDGRYRLRGYRKNKFEGIVDGEIIVTGLSIIFNKEFNKFKNLWKKQVQEEIEKNSKNSEGNKDENSPESKPQSTSKVDEKDKNTEAEKEKNEPNKEQK
- a CDS encoding BamA/TamA family outer membrane protein, with the translated sequence MKNTIPSYYFFGLLISILLLHACSVKKYIPEDEALYTGAEINFKTETKIEDKDDIEAELNGLLRPEPNSKFLGVRWGLLTHYKNQKEKPGFINKYLNKKIGEEPVYLSNVDVTKTEDLIQNRLENRGFFNNIISATVDKKKKTASTVYQVEVSKPYVLETLSLDADSLAVSDSIQKSLDETLLKKGSRFDLALFKKERQRIDTYLKAKGYYNFNDDFLIFEADTNQYDTKKFDLYLRFKQETPGKSKIPYKLNSVKVYANYSVETENVSQDTVTIDGVDYIQHDDFFKPERLDPFVLLDSGQYYNPQTSKFTSNRLSKIGIYKYTTIRYDKVKPFEEGDSIGLLDAKILLSPRSKHSLRAEIQANSKSNNYVGPALALTYTNRNIFDGGEIFSVSPRFGYEKQIAGGSNAGLTSLQLGLKTDLIFPRILFPYKFDYGFQYEVPKTKISLGLEYLDREEFYTTTSILATFGYTWNANRFVYHELTPLSFNYSSLSNVSDEFNDILTANPFLARSFDQKFIAGLTYGFVYNEISDIKKRNPIYFAANFEIAGNVLDLLSRDPNEEGVKEVLGLEYAQFVRTDVDFRYQYRISKEQALVARLFGGIGIAYGNSETMPYARQYYSGGPFSVRAFRIRSLGPGTYTVPEDEETDQTFLDQTGDIRLEANLEYRFPLVSFVKGALFADAGNVWLRKENTEISGGEISSGFLKELGVGVGAGVRVDIQGFVIRFDLAAPIHKPFERRYNFDLNNPILNFAFGYPF
- a CDS encoding DUF4252 domain-containing protein; the protein is MFKKHLFVSLLLITFLAVSCGSSVESFYDKHKNDTNVTAVQVPKFMYSILGNLSPEMNDVMKNVSDIRFMNLPSSSSLRNQQINTEIDKITKSGYSDIFRKNNEENRSLLTVKEQGNTIKQIILHNSKGNNNSLLYLKGNFDADKIKRMAEDEKFSEFNSILDNKY